One Triticum dicoccoides isolate Atlit2015 ecotype Zavitan chromosome 5B, WEW_v2.0, whole genome shotgun sequence genomic window carries:
- the LOC119312533 gene encoding uncharacterized protein LOC119312533, producing MVTSNSKSRTDQRTRICIAEIVAHLASNLCLADISGATESISSMIDPYFMKISAPATNVNIDHQTAIDITTDQQGAIQSASATNGGESIGFCIYLKKLMDMVAPHTAEFIRNRHQETPRSSRTTSGAESKPLIIHGLLILAKLAVNPDNCKHIYDYKGLFSKIISPVKTKVYEILRDDGITMEITEKALEVVSMLVSGTDETSEKIRRDICSNGIVAQHICSILEKDHMYNKLKVPATKILMELSLDTSTQATLGLDGVAEFINDLMDIFFDAANESQELKKTAGEALAVLAMDNANCMTITNFSSETKTSVQLLTDMIPAVNARLYQTTIAQLLMQLCASFNPAEREEHLASVKTILHEVLKVICNIEQAANANQVGSPQHNLGQQQAANTNQAGSPQHNPGQQQAATAKQTGSPQHNQGQQQAANTNQVGSPQHNSGQQQAANANQAGSPQHNPGQQQAANTNQADSPQQNWGRPPFSRAFYRLNSFLGAHHSHAANRNNPNDNLPAVTQLVGARRKSLAAFLGLTLEICDKLEISPDDFDDALALIPLSMDDFVDKLNHIIEQCKGHSVDSLEGKGPSVEYLIIIKAVTKLCTWMMESKPDCITVFQNKNTSTKLQGALEDMRDLELGMLLTGSAGDMANYQTLSNIVGVARQMMDANVQV from the exons GTTACCTCAAACTCAAAGAGCCGCACTGATCAGAGGACAAGAATATGCATCGCAGAAATTGTGGCACATCTTGCTAGCAACTTGTGCCTGGCTGACATATCAGGAGCAACAGAGTCCATATCTTCCATGATTGATCCCTACTTTATGAAAATATCAGCACCAGCTACCAATGTCAACATTGACCATCAGACAGCTATTGACATCACAACTGACCAGCAGGGGGCTATTCAGTCAGCCAGCGCTACCAATGGAGGAGAAAGCATCGGATTTTGTATTTATCTTAAGAAATTAATGGACATGGTAGCTCCGCATACTGCAGAATTCATCAGAAATAGACATCAAGAAACTCCTCGATCCTCCAGGACTACCAGTGGAGCTGAAAGCAAACCTCTAATTATCCATGGCCTGTTGATTCTTGCCAAGCTTGCAGTTAACCCGGACAACTGCAAACACATATATGATTACAAGGGTCTCTTCTCCAAGATCATATCCCCAGTCAAAACTAAAGTGTATGAGATCCTCAGAGATGATGGTATCACCATGGAAATAACTGAGAAGGCACTGGAAGTGGTGAGCATGCTTGTCAGTGGCACAGATGAAACCAGTGAAAAGATACGCCGAGATATTTGTAGCAACGGGATAGTAGCACAACATATCTGCTCAATCTTGGAAAAGGACCACATGTACAACAAGCTAAAGGTTCCAGCAACAAAGATCCTAATGGAGCTATCTTTGGATACGTCCACTCAAGCTACCCTTGGACTTGATGGCGTAGCTGAATTCATTAATGACTTGATGGACATCTTCTTTGATGCTGCTAATGAGAGTCAAGAACTCAAGAAGACCGCAGGGGAAGCATTGGCAGTACTGGCAATGGACAATGCCAATTGTATGACGATCACGAATTTCAGCTCAGAGACAAAAACTTCAGTTCAGCTGCTCACAGATATGATTCCTGCGGTAAACGCCAGATTATATCAAACTACCATAGCACAACTGCTGATGCAACTTTGTGCAAGTTTTAACCCTGCAGAAAGGGAGGAGCATCTCGCATCAGTCAAAACAATTCTACATGAG GTACTCAAAGTTATATGCAACATTGAACAAGCAGCAAATGCAAATCAGGTGGGTTCTCCCCAGCATAACCTGGGCCAGCAACAAGCAGCAAACACAAATCAGGCGGGTTCTCCCCAGCATAACCCGGGCCAGCAACAAGCAGCAACCGCAAAGCAGACGGGTTCCCCCCAGCATAACCAAGGCCAGCAACAAGCAGCAAACACAAATCAGGTGGGTTCTCCACAGCATAACTCAGGCCAGCAACAAGCAGCAAACGCAAATCAGGCGGGTTCTCCCCAGCATAACCCAGGCCAGCAACAAGCAGCAAACACAAATCAGGCGGATTCACCACAGCAAAACTGGGGCCGGCCCCCATTTTCTCGGGCATTTTATCGCTTGAACAGTTTTCTCGGGGCTCACCACTCTCACGCTGCTAACAGAAACAATCCCAATGACAATTTGCCGGCTGTTACTCAGCTTGTAGGTGCTAGAAGAAAATCCCTGGCAGCCTTCTTAGGCCTTACATTGGAGATATGTGACAAACTGGAGATCAGTCCAGATGATTTTGATGATGCGCTTGCGCTCATTCCTCTTTCCATGGATGACTTTGTGGATAAACTGAATCATATAATAGAACAGTGCAAGGGCCACTCTGTTGATAGCTTGGAAGGGAAGGGCCCCTCAGTTGAGTATCTGATAATAATCAAGGCAGTGACAAAGTTATGTACATGGATGATGGAAAGCAAGCCAGACTGCATTACAGTATTCCAAAACAAGAACACTAGCACAAAACTGCAAGGTGCCTTGGAGGATATGAGAGACCTGGAACTAGGTATGCTCCTTACCGGCAGTGCAGGGGACATGGCTAATTACCAAACCCTTTCAAACATCGTGGGTGTTGCACGGCAGATGATGGATGCTAATGTGCAAGTTTAA